A genomic segment from Sander vitreus isolate 19-12246 chromosome 3, sanVit1, whole genome shotgun sequence encodes:
- the fam181b gene encoding protein FAM181B, translating to MAVQTAIMNPQFMNFCFPGSVMEYEVEKSLDGSLLGEAENDEDYKETTRDLLSFIDSASSNIKLALDKPVKSKRKVNHRKYLQKQIKRCTGNITPGNVAEVPVKRQGSPLAQPLQSKTLPKRDGVQANLQSKSLAALFSPVKDIRGEKAKKPPLRHRNLPPSFFTEPANCSKVSSTSGMTLKDLERGNPEAAEFFELLGPDYSNMVSDQDLYQSMPVRVQPEMGGPDLASYDANHLVGGLLYSEPWTSCSVPTKKVGENLRTGPTQPPVYCHSEAASGSIEDNALCTLAFPNFFTDCSIPQVTYDLSGGYNRANYSSL from the coding sequence ATGGCTGTTCAGACTGCAATCATGAACCCTCAGTTCATGAATTTCTGCTTCCCTGGTTCTGTGATGGAGTACGAGGTGGAGAAAAGTCTGGATGGGAGTCTCCTCGGTGAGGCAGAAAATGACGAGGACTACAAAGAGACCACTCGGGACTTGCTGAGCTTCATAGACTCGGCCTCCAGCAATATCAAGCTGGCTCTGGACAAGCCGGTGAAATCCAAGAGGAAAGTCAACCACCGGAAGTATCTACAGAAGCAGATCAAAAGGTGCACCGGCAATATAACACCAGGAAATGTAGCAGAAGTCCCAGTTAAAAGACAGGGTTCCCCCCTGGCTCAGCCCTTGCAGAGCAAAACTCTACCTAAACGTGACGGGGTCCAGGCCAATTTACAGAGCAAGAGCTTGGCGGCCCTCTTCAGCCCTGTGAAGGATATAAGGGGTGAGAAAGCCAAGAAACCACCCCTGAGGCATCGTAATCTGCCCCCTTCTTTCTTCACCGAGCCGGCCAACTGCTCCAAAGTCAGCTCCACGTCTGGGATGACGCTGAAGGACTTGGAGCGGGGCAATCCTGAAGCGGCGGAGTTCTTCGAGCTCTTGGGGCCAGATTACAGCAATATGGTCAGCGACCAGGACCTTTATCAAAGTATGCCTGTCCGGGTGCAGCCAGAGATGGGAGGCCCGGATCTTGCTTCCTACGATGCTAACCATTTAGTTGGGGGTCTCCTCTACTCTGAGCCCTGGACTAGCTGCTCAGTACCCACTAAGAAAGTAGGGGAGAATCTGCGAACTGGCCCAACCCAGCCCCCTGTTTACTGTCATTCTGAGGCTGCTTCCGGGTCCATAGAGGATAACGCACTGTGCACTTTGGCCTTCCCCAACTTCTTCACAGACTGCTCTATACCTCAGGTCACTTATGATTTAAGTGGCGGTTATAACAGAGCTAATTATTCATCTCTATGA